A stretch of Lactuca sativa cultivar Salinas chromosome 6, Lsat_Salinas_v11, whole genome shotgun sequence DNA encodes these proteins:
- the LOC111895516 gene encoding eukaryotic translation initiation factor 2 subunit alpha homolog, with protein sequence MASNSPNLECRMYEAKFPDVDMAVMIQVKSIGEMCAYVSLLEYNNIEGMILLSELSRRRIRSINSLIKVGRTEPVMVLHVDEEKGYVNLSKRRVSEEDIQICEDRYNKSKLVHSIMRHVAETMQLDLEDLYIHVGWPLYRKYGHCFEAFKLIVNDPDSILNTLTREVKEAGPDGVEVTKVVPALTEEVKDALVKNIRRRMTPQPLKIRADIEMKCFQFDGVLHIKAAMRKAEAAGNQDCPVKIKLVAPPSYVLITQTLDKEQGISVLTKAIVACTEEIELHKGKLTVKEAPRAVSEREDILLAERMAKLSQANEEVEGDEDSEEEEDTGMGEIDLDKTAASLDEN encoded by the exons ATGGCTTCCAACTCCCCGAATCTCGAATGCCGTATGTACGAAGCCAAGTTTCCCGATGTCGACATGGCCGTCATGATTCAAGTCAAAAGCATCGGTGAGATGTGCGCCTATGTCTCACTCCTCGAGTACAACAACATCGAGGGAATGATTCTTCTGTCCGAGTTGTCACGACGCCGTATTCGTAGTATCAACAGTTTGATTAAGGTCGGGCGTACCGAGCCTGTTATGGTTCTTCATGTTGATGAAGAGAAAGGCTATGTGAATCTTAGTAAGAGGAGGGTTTCCGAAGAGGATATTCAGATTTGTGAAGATAGGTATAATAAGAGTAAGCTTGTTCACTCGATTATGCGCCACGTAGCCGAAACTATGCAGCTTGATCTTGAG GATCTATACATTCATGTTGGTTGGCCTTTATATCGGAAGTATGGACATTGCTTTGAG GCATTTAAGTTAATTGTGAATGATCCTGATTCCATTCTTAACACACTTACCCGTGAAGTTAAAGAAGCTGGTCCTGATGGAGTGGAG gTGACAAAAGTGGTTCCTGCTTTGACCGAGGAAGTCAAAGATGCATTGGTGAAGAACATTAGAAGAAGGATGACCCCACAGCCTTTGAAGATCCGGGCAGATATTGAGATGAAATGCTTTCAGTTTGATGGAGTTCTTCACATTAAG GCTGCTATGCGGAAGGCTGAAGCTGCTGGGAATCAGGATTGTCCTGTAAAAATTAAGCTGGTTGCTCCTCCATCTTATGTTCTTATCACTCAAACTCTTGACAAG GAGCAAGGGATTTCAGTTCTTACTAAAGCAATAGTTGCATGTACTGAAGAAATCGAGCTTCACAAAGGAAAACTCACAGTAAAGGAGGCACCAAGAGCT GTGAGTGAACGTGAGGATATATTGCTGGCTGAACGAATGGCTAAATTAAGTCAAGCAAATGAAGAAGTTGAAGGAGATGAAGACAGTGAAGAGGAAGAAGATACAGGTATGGGGGAAATTGATCTGGACAAAACAGCAGCAAGTTTGGACGAAAATTaa